From the genome of Manduca sexta isolate Smith_Timp_Sample1 unplaced genomic scaffold, JHU_Msex_v1.0 HiC_scaffold_804, whole genome shotgun sequence:
ATCTTTCAGTCTTCGTGTGGGCGCCCAGCCATGCTCGTCAATAGAAGTCTGACGTAACAACGATAGGCAAATGTCACCCTCGACGCTTATGTTCGGATGCCACAGCTTAGTTAGACATTTTACCCGAGGAGGCTgcaatattgaaaacaaaatgaaaatttaaacatgttatatattcaatatgtgaatttttttcatttcagatataaaaaaaattacatgtatttacatttataatatgtattgagtTCTTAATTATGAACTTCATCATATTTGTAATGATTAAcagaattaacaatattttttattcacttcttaaattattcaaacataTTCAACATATTCTTTTAAAGAATGGATTTATGTAAACTAACAAAGACACAATCATTTGTATTATAGTTTTACATACTATATTATGCATTTGAAAATACTAGAAAGACTGTGTTTTTGATTGGTAAGTTCCTTAGCATTagacatatattacaaaaacaatatgttatgagtctaatatatatttagggGTAAGTATATTCTAGAATATTTACCTCAgctgaataaataaaaccttagTACTATTTTAGTTCCACTTAAATGGTCCTTTTGAATATTCAAATGTTATAAAGGGAATGTAAAAAATAAGACCacttaattaacataaacagGAAGAAACAAAACTCACAGCCATATTATAGTCCTCCGTTACGAAAATACTAAATTTGAACTTGCCACCTTGCCAGTAGCCTTCGTCGGGCGCAACAGTCAACACAAAATCGCACAACACATTTGGGTCTTCAAAGTTCACACTACACGTAGCCGGAAGATTCTCGTTCATCTCCTGAACTTCCTTGACCAGCAATTTGTCTCTCACAGATATACGCCGAGAAGGTTCATTGGTAATGCCGTTACTAGGCTCAGTATGCTCTTTCTTCAATTTTCTATTAAgcgtaatcattttaatgtaataaaaatatttaattaaagacgACTATaacatagcaataaaataatagtgactattttcgaaattatttcaataacaacCCTAAACACACCGTTTGCGAATTTTGGTCAGTCAAATTGTCAAAATGACTGCTGGAATTAGAAGTTGCCCTTTTTTCTTACCTTCAAAAGATATTATTTGACTCCAGCTAAGGCCCAGTATAATTAGTAgctaataattttctttttaatgataaagtattattttattattttttaaaataataatttacatgttattacaaagaaataaattattatgtgataaatgtaattttataagttGCAACAATGCAGTGTCTGTCATGGTTTAAATCGGAACATGACAGTTTATCTGAGTCATATTTTAGGGgtgtgaaaatatatatacatcgatagaataaataaaaaaaaattaaaatttttctattttttttatattagacatTATTACATCATAAATCCTACAGCggttaaaattttctaataaaggacatggatttaaatttttacacatTAGAAGCGACTAAGGACATGGATTTAAATCTTTATGCGTTAAAAGCAActcgaaaatgtattttttaaactaagcTCTAAACATAATTATGCAATAATATAGGCAAATTCTTCCAAAGCGCGAGTTTTACTCATTCGTATGCTATTTATGAGTCATATTTATCACAAGCGAAAAACACAATTTACACggaaattataactaataaaaaattattttattccataaaaattatcaatgtATGAAATTCATactatgaatatatatatacataaaataattttgcagtcacgcatttaaaaaaatatcgatacatCGGCACTtgcatattatttcatttttaacatCCTTATCATATTTTGATCAAAATTAATGTCAAATGAATCAGGAATGTGActtcataatacaaaaaagaatatttattcgTAGAAGTTAAGTAAACAAAAGTTTTGTACGTAgctaaaattatagtaaatttataGATTAACATTATGGCAGAGATATCGTGGCCTTGGCAGTATAACTTTCCTC
Proteins encoded in this window:
- the LOC119193625 gene encoding NEDD8-conjugating enzyme UBE2F-like, which gives rise to MITLNRKLKKEHTEPSNGITNEPSRRISVRDKLLVKEVQEMNENLPATCSVNFEDPNVLCDFVLTVAPDEGYWQGGKFKFSIFVTEDYNMAPPRVKCLTKLWHPNISVEGDICLSLLRQTSIDEHGWAPTRRLKDVVWGLNSLFTDLLNFEDPLNIEASEMYNKNKSEFQSKVQEYIAQGKR